The following is a genomic window from Pseudomonas lurida.
GCGCCCCGAAGCCGCGAAGGCTCTGGCATTTCACGCGAACGCACATAATAAAGGAGATTGACCCCATGAGGAAATCGCTACTCGTCTTGCTGCTGTGGGCCCCGTTCGCGATGGCCCTGCTGCCGCAGCCCGTCCAGCGACTGGATCAGCCGACGCAACACGCTATCCAGCGGTTTTTACTGCATAACCGCCTGCTTGATTCGCCCCAGGATCTGGACAACGCCCCGTACATTGTCGCCGCCGATGCAGGACGCGTGCTGGGTGCCAATGGCGAGCGGGTGCATGCCCGAGGCAACTTGGACCCTTCCCAGCCCGATTACGCAATCTTCCGACGGGGTAAGGTCTACACCGACCCCCACACCCAGGAACTGCTGGGCATCAATGCCGACGACATTGGCACTGCGCGATTTGTCGTGGCCGGTGACCTGACGACCCTGGCCGTACAGCGGATCACCCAGGAGGTACGTCCCGGCGACCGCCTGCTGCGCGTGCAGTCTCCCGTCGACCCGACGACCTTTGGAGACACGCCGGCAGCGGCTTTTGTCGAAGGGCAAATCATCGATATCCCCAAAGGCGTCACTCAGATCGGCGTACTCGATGCAGTCACCCTGAACAAAGGCCGTCGCGACGGCCTGGTCGAAGGCCAACGCCTCAGTGTGATCAAGACTGGCGCTACCGTGCGCGACATCTTCACCGCAGCCCCGGTGAAGCTTCCCGATGAACACGCCGGCGTCCTACTGGTGTTTCGCACCTACGAAAAGCTCAGTTACGCCCTTGTGCTCAGTGCCTCACGACCGTTGGCGGTGATGGACCGATTCGAGACTGCCCACCAAACACAATAAATAGCCTGCTAAATAAGTTACCAACAGAGTTATCCACAGCTTGTTCCGGTCAAGGATGATCAAATGAATCCGATAAACTGTCATGAAATATCCCCGTCAGAACTGGAAGCCCGACTACGCTTGCACAGGCTGCCGGAACTGGGTCCCAAGCGCTTTCGCTTGCTGATCGAAGCGTTCGGCTCTGCATCCAAGGCTCTCAGTGCACCCGCCAGTGCCTGGCGTTCACTGGGTGTGCCGGCCATCAGTGCCGACGCCCGTCGCAGCCATGAAGTCCGCGAGGGTGCCCGTTCGGCATTGGCCTGGCTGGCGTGCCCGGGCCAGCATTTGCTGATGTGGGACCAGCCGGAGTACCCCGCGCTGCTCGCCCAGATTGATGACGCGCCACCGCTGTTATTCGTCGCCGGTGACCCCCTGATCCTGGAAAAACCGCAACTGGCGATGGTGGGGAGCCGCCGCGCAACCCGTCCTGGCATGGACACGGCGGCCGCGTTTTCCCGCAGCCTGGCGAGTGCCGGTTTTGTCATCACCAGCGGCCTGGCCTTAGGCATCGACGGCGCAGCTCATCAAGCCGCATTGGACGTGGGCGGCCAGACAATCGGGGTACTCGGCACCGGGCTGGAAAATTTTTATCCACAGCGTCACACACGCCTGGCGGCGGCGATGATTGACCAAGGCAGTGCCGTGGTTTCCGAGTTTCCCCTGGACGCACCGCCCCAGGCCGGCAACTTCCCCAGGCGTAACCGCATCATCAGCGGGTTGTCCCTGGGCGTACTGGTGGTGGAAGCCAGCATGGCCAGTGGTTCGCTGATCACCGCGAAACTGGCGGCCGAGCAAGGCCGCGAGGTGTATGCCATTCCGGGGTCCATTCATCATCCCGGCGCCAAGGGCTGTCACCAGTTGATCCGTGACGGTGCGGTACTGGTGGAAACCATCGAGCACATTCTTGAAGGTTTGCGTGGCTGGCAGGCGCTGTCCCGACCGACGCCGATGCCTGTCGTGCATCCGCTGGTGGCGCTGCTGCACGCGGCGCCCCACACCAGTGAAGGCCTGGCGATTGCCAGCGGGCGGCCGCTGTCCCAGGTGTTGGCGACCCTGACCGAGCTTGAACTCGAAGGCCAGGTCATCTGCGAAAGCGGGCGCTGGCTTGCGCGCTGCTAGGTTTTGTAACGAAGATCGGTAAACTGCGCAGAGCTTTAGTCTGGAGAGTGAACCATGGTCAACCGGTGGCGTGTGCTGGAAACCGCACGAGAAATTCGCGCAGGCGCGGTGATTGCCTACCCAACCGAGGCAGTTTGGGGCTTGGGCTGCGACCCGTGGAACGAAGAAGCAGTGGACCGTTTGCTCGCCATCAAGAACCGTTCGGTGGACAAGGGCCTGATCCTGGTGGCGGACAACATCCGTCAGTTCGACTTCCTGTTCGAAGATTTCCGCAGGATTGGATCGACCGCATGGCCAGCACCTGGCCGGGCCCGAACACCTGGCTGGTGCCTCATCAGGACATGCTGCCGGAATGGGTAACGGGTGTTCACGACACCGTGGCGCTGCGGGTAACCGATCATCCACTGGTGCGCGACTTGTGCTCGCTGGTGGGGCCGTTGATTTCCACGTCGGCCAACCCCCAGGGACGTCCGGCGGCGCGCTCGCGGATTCGCGTGGAGCAATACTTCCGTGGCCAGGTAGACCTGGTATTGGGTGGCGCCCTGGGTGGGCGCAAGAACCCGAGCCTGATTCGCGATCTGGTGACGGGCGAGGTGGTGCGGCCTTCCTGAGGCCGAGGCGCGGCCATCGCGGGCAAGCCCGGCGCCCATACTTGATCCGTGTTCGTCATGACACGCGGTCAAATGTGGGCGCCGGCTGCCCGCGATGAGGCGTTTACAGGCTCCAGATTATCGATTGTCCTACGGCAACAGAATGGGTCGACCCTGTCGTGCGCGCCCGGACACTCGGTCTGTGCCTTCGCCGCATCCGCCAGTGGAATAGCGCTGGTTGATATCAATGCGCACCTTACCGCTCTTGATCATCGAGAACAGGTCATCCGCCATTGCCTGCAGGTTCTGCGGGTTATTGGCGTAGGTCGCCAACGTCGGCCGGGTGACGTACAGCGAGCTTTTGGCCGCCAGAATCCCCAGGTTCACCCCGTCCACCGCACCCCGACGCCATTACCGAAACTCCACCACCAGCCCCCGCGGCGCGACGCTGGTCCAGTGACGTCAGCCAGGTGTCCTTGCCAACGCCGTCGTACACCACCGGGAATTTTTGCCGTCGGTCAATTCCAGCACGCGCTGTGCGACATCTTCCTTGCTGTAGTCGATGGTTTCCCAGGCTCCTAAGGATTTTGGCCAACGCGGCTTTTTCCCGGCGAGCTGACGGTACCGATCAGCTTGACGCCCCAGCGCCTGGCCCATTGACAGGCCAGGGAGCCCTACGCCGCCTGCGGCGGCATGGAACAGGATGGTTTCGCCGCCTTTCAGTTCGTAGGTTCTGGGCGCAACAGGTTACTGCACGGTCAGGCCCATTGACATGGCGCCGGCCGGCTTGTTCGTAGCTGATCTCATCCGCAGGTGCACCAGGTTGGCGGCGGGCACACGTGCAGCTGGCTATAGGCACCCAGCGGGCCGCTGCCATAGGCCA
Proteins encoded in this region:
- the dprA gene encoding DNA-processing protein DprA, with product MNPINCHEISPSELEARLRLHRLPELGPKRFRLLIEAFGSASKALSAPASAWRSLGVPAISADARRSHEVREGARSALAWLACPGQHLLMWDQPEYPALLAQIDDAPPLLFVAGDPLILEKPQLAMVGSRRATRPGMDTAAAFSRSLASAGFVITSGLALGIDGAAHQAALDVGGQTIGVLGTGLENFYPQRHTRLAAAMIDQGSAVVSEFPLDAPPQAGNFPRRNRIISGLSLGVLVVEASMASGSLITAKLAAEQGREVYAIPGSIHHPGAKGCHQLIRDGAVLVETIEHILEGLRGWQALSRPTPMPVVHPLVALLHAAPHTSEGLAIASGRPLSQVLATLTELELEGQVICESGRWLARC
- a CDS encoding peptidoglycan-binding protein, coding for MRKSLLVLLLWAPFAMALLPQPVQRLDQPTQHAIQRFLLHNRLLDSPQDLDNAPYIVAADAGRVLGANGERVHARGNLDPSQPDYAIFRRGKVYTDPHTQELLGINADDIGTARFVVAGDLTTLAVQRITQEVRPGDRLLRVQSPVDPTTFGDTPAAAFVEGQIIDIPKGVTQIGVLDAVTLNKGRRDGLVEGQRLSVIKTGATVRDIFTAAPVKLPDEHAGVLLVFRTYEKLSYALVLSASRPLAVMDRFETAHQTQ